A part of Eschrichtius robustus isolate mEscRob2 chromosome 20, mEscRob2.pri, whole genome shotgun sequence genomic DNA contains:
- the CDRT4 gene encoding CMT1A duplicated region transcript 4 protein isoform X2, producing MGNHRSLSELTENIGLPVNLLEKHDLWPAYVTYTSPLVERLIEKSKARDLERLQTAEESRPTCRQSKPPSVTQLKRRKSSKPSGNMTFKDVRSETMLSGWGPFPMSATGPPVVPERTRFHADARASPTADYNKIIFSRKPRTRMLPYRPLLAGEEKHPDV from the coding sequence AACTGACAGAAAACATCGGGCTTCCGGTGAATCTGCTTGAGAAACATGACCTGTGGCCCGCCTATGTCACGTACACATCCCCGCTGGTGGAAAGACTGATTGAGAAAAGCAAAGCCAGAGACCTGGAACGCTTGCAAACGGCCGAGGAGAGCCGGCCGACATGCAGGCAGAGCAAGCCTCCCAGCGTCACCCAGCTGAAAAGGAGAAAGTCCTCCAAGCCCTCAGGCAACATGACGTTCAAGGACGTGAGGTCAGAGACCATGCTCTCGGGGTGGGGCCCTTTCCCCATGTCGGCCACGGGTCCCCCCGTGGTTCCAGAGCGCACCCGCTTCCACGCGGATGCCAGGGCAAGTCCCACCGCCGACTACAACAAGATCATCTTCTCCCGGAAGCCGAGGACGAGGATGCTTCCATACCGCCCACTGCTGGCCGGCGAGGAGAAACACCCCGACGTTTAA